A window of Malania oleifera isolate guangnan ecotype guangnan chromosome 5, ASM2987363v1, whole genome shotgun sequence contains these coding sequences:
- the LOC131155423 gene encoding cytochrome P450 94A1-like: MFYLQLSTPVLFCLLPLISFLFLNLTAIFRKKSPSVPDKLPRSYPLIGSSLAISANKDRRIQWVAEILMNSPSSTFVLQRSLGLRIIYTANPSNVQHILKTHFHLYQKGDFSRNTLQDFLGDGIFNADGETWKFQRQVSSHEFNTKSLRNFIENVVDAELSERLLPILSAAAKNKTVLDFQDILQRFAFDNVCKIAFGYDPGYLSPSLPQEKFAQAFEDATNISSYRFSSIFPLIWKLKKLFDIGSEKRLRIAISEIREFAKQVIREKKQELCEKSSLESEDLLSRFLSSGHSDENFVTEIVISFILAGRDTTSAALTWFFWLIFCNPEKEEKILTEIREKSEAPVYEEVKDMMYTHASLCETMRLYPPVPADAKEAMADDVLPTGEVVRKGTRVAYLPYAMGRLEKLWGADWAKYRPERWLEREPVGGKWRFVARDSYAYPVFHAGPRICLGKEMAFLQMKRVVAGVLRRFRVVPAAKEDYEPVYISFLTSKMKDGFPVRIEERVDA; the protein is encoded by the coding sequence ATGTTTTACCTTCAGCTCTCAACCCCGGTCCTCTTCTGTCTTCTACCTCTCATCTCCTTCCTCTTCCTCAACCTCACtgctattttcagaaaaaaaTCACCCTCTGTCCCCGATAAGCTTCCCAGATCTTATCCTTTGATCGGTTCCTCTCTTGCAATCTCTGCCAACAAAGACAGACGAATCCAATGGGTTGCGGAAATCTTGATGAACTCCCCCTCTTCAACCTTCGTCCTCCAACGCTCCCTGGGCCTTCGCATCATCTACACCGCAAACCCCTCCAATGTCCAGCACATCCTCAAGACCCATTTCCATCTCTACCAAAAAGGCGACTTCTCCCGAAACACTCTCCAAGACTTTCTCGGCGACGGCATCTTTAACGCCGACGGAGAGACCTGGAAGTTCCAAAGGCAGGTTTCAAGCCACGAATTCAACACCAAGTCCCTGCGTAATTTCATCGAAAACGTGGTGGATGCCGAGCTCTCCGAGCGCCTCCTCCCCATCCTCTCCGCTGCGGCCAAGAACAAAACCGTCCTCGATTTTCAAGATATCCTTCAAAGATTTGCGTTCGATAATGTATGTAAGATTGCGTTCGGATACGATCCCGGGTACTTATCCCCATCTCTTCCCCAAGAAAAATTTGCGCAAGCTTTCGAAGATGCCACCAACATCAGCAGCTACAGATTCTCTTCGATCTTCCCGCTGATATGGAAGCTAAAGAAACTTTTCGATATTGGATCCGAAAAGCGACTCCGAATCGCAATATCCGAAATACGCGAATTCGCAAAACAAGTCATCAGAGAAAAGAAACAAGAGTTATGCGAGAAGTCTTCTCTGGAATCCGAGGATCTTTTGTCGAGGTTTCTGAGTTCAGGACATTCGGATGAGAACTTTGTGACAGAGATAGTCATCAGCTTCATACTGGCGGGTCGGGACACGACCTCTGCGGCTCTAACGTGGTTCTTCTGGCTTATCTTCTGCAACCCAGAGAAGGAAGAAAAGATTCTCACGGAGATCAGAGAGAAATCGGAAGCACCGGTCTATGAGGAAGTGAAGGATATGATGTACACGCACGCGTCGCTCTGCGAGACCATGAGGCTCTATCCGCCGGTGCCGGCTGATGCGAAGGAAGCGATGGCCGACGACGTATTGCCGACTGGGGAGGTGGTGAGAAAGGGAACGAGAGTGGCGTATCTTCCATACGCGATGGGGAGGTTGGAGAAGCTGTGGGGGGCGGACTGGGCAAAGTACAGACCGGAGAGGTGGTTGGAGAGGGAACCAGTTGGGGGAAAGTGGAGGTTTGTGGCGAGGGACTCGTACGCGTATCCAGTGTTTCATGCGGGGCCCAGGATATGTTTGGGGAAGGAGATGGCGTTTTTGCAGATGAAGAGGGTGGTGGCGGGGGTTCTGCGGCGGTTTCGGGTGGTGCCGGCGGCGAAGGAAGATTATGAGCCGGTTTATATTTCGTTTTTGACTTCTAAAATGAAAGACGGCTTCCCTGTGAGGATCGAGGAAAGGGTAGATGCTTGA